The DNA window CCGTGGGGATCGTGATCGCGGTGAACGGGGTGGTGACCGGGATCGTGGCGGAGATCGCGACCGTGGCCCTCGCCCCCCTCGCAGTGGTGGCGGCTATCGCGGCGACCGAGGCGGCGACCGAGGCGGAGACCGTGACCGTGGCGGAGACCGTGGTGGAGATCGTCGTCGTTAAGAATTACACCCGCAGACTCCTTTTAAAGGAGTCTGCATAATGCAAGAAGGCCCTTTGCCTGCACAGCTGTATCAGGTGCTTTTCAGCCAGATACTGATGCCCCTGATGCTGACAGACAGGGCCTTCAGCCATTTTTTGGATCTCAATCAAGCGGCAGCCCGCCTGCTCGGGCTGCCTTCAGCAGAGATCTTCAATCTCAGTCCAAATCAGTGTTTACCAGATATTCATGCCGATCTGGACTTTCAGAATCCCTTTCAAAGTCTCCTGCGCACAGCGCAGGGAAACCTGCAAATCATGGTTTATCCGAGCGTACTAAAAGAATATCTCTGTCTGGCTTTGCTCCCACTGACCGAAGAACAGCAACTCCAGGCCGATAACCAACGCCTGCAAAACCTCAGCCAACGCAAAAGTGAGCTGATCGCCAATCTCTCGCATGAAATCCGCACCCCCCTGACCGCTATTTTGGGTTGGCCCGAAATCCTGATTGACTATCCCGGCCTGCCCGACAGGGTCTATCAGGCCGCCCAGGCAATTGAAAAAGAAGGGCAATTGGTCTATGCCCTGGTAGAGGATCTGATGGATCTGAGTAAAATCGAGGCCGGACAAATGCGTCTGGATATCCGGGCTGAAAATCTGAGTGAAGTGATTCGCAACGCCGTTGAAATGCTGATTGAAAAAGCCAACGAGAAAAAACAAATCCTGGAACTGGATCTGCCTGAAACGGATCTGATTGCTGAAATGGATCCGCTGCGAATTACCCAGGTCTTGCTCAATTTATTGACCAACGCCCTTAAATTCACTCCCGAAAAAGGCCATATTCAAGTGGCCGCTCGGCTTGAAGAAAATGAAATCCTCATTTGGATTCGGGATACGGGTGTGGGTCTGCGCAAAGAAGATCATGCGCTTATTTTTCAGCGTTTTCAACGGGCTGTTGACGCAGAGGCTTTTGACGGAGCAGGCATTGGGCTCTCACTGGTACAAAAATTCGTTGAACTGCATGGGGGCCGCATTGGGGTTGAAAGTGAACATGGCAAAGGCTCTACTTTTTGGTTTACCTTACCCGTTTCCTAGACTGTTCCGTCTAAGACCTGAGCGACCCCGGCTTAAAAAATACCCTTTTCAGGAATAACAAAACCGAGTAAAAAACTTAATATATTCATTCACTCAGAGTCAAAAACAACAACTATTTATCTGTCTGTTTTTAAAAGCTTCTCTTCTCAGCATCAGAATAAGCCTGTATAATCTTTTAACCTGCAATAAATCCTGCACCCGATAAGGCATCTCCCATTCTCATTTATTTCATATTCAGGTAAACAAACAGTGTCTTCAAAAGCTGAATCCAAACCAGAACAATGTCCACAGTGTGACAATATGACCCTTACCATCTTGCCTGGCGCAAAGCGCAAAACCTGTTCTTTGTGTGGTTATACTGGCCAAGAAACCATCAGCCGAGATGATGAAGAAGAAAATACACGCACCCCTTCTTTTCGCATGGTCTCAAACGCAGAGCTCTCACGCTATAAGGGCAAGAAAAAGGGAACCACCCTCCATCTGTCCTCGCTTATTTGGATAGCGCTCTTGGCAACAGCCGTCTATGTGGGTCTGCAATACTATTTTCATGAACCTGAAGAGCTTGAAGGCCTGCATCGCCTGGAGCAAAACTATCAAAATCTCAACCGCTACATGGCCAAAGAAGAACTCAAAGCCCCATCAGCGCGTCAAAAAACTCGCAAGGAGCTCAAACAGGATCAAAAATCTGTGCTTCGCCTCAAAGTCAGCCCTTGTCTTGATGTACCGCGTTTAAGTCTCATCAAACTCTATGATTATTATGATAAAAGTCTGGCAAAACCCAATTATAAAGTGGGAATGAAGTCTCGCTATGCAGTCAATACCGGCATGAGATTCATCACGGGAATTGAAAAATGCAAAGAGAACTATGAGCAAATCCAAAACAAACAGCAAGAATAAGCTCTTGGCTGCTCTTTGCTTGTTCAGCTTGTAAATCCAGGCTAGACTGAGTCACTTTCAAATGGAATAATTCTTTCAAACAAGAGAAGGTTGTTAAGCACTTATGTCTGACTCACTTCAACCCGCTCCCCGCAAAGTTGGTTTTGCAGTAAGAACAGGCGCACTTTTCGGCGGTTTTATCAACCAGTTTGGCTGGGCTTTCTTCGCTTTCTCCTTGATTTTCGTTTGGATTTTCAGTCTCGAAACGCTCTCGACACAGCTCAGGTTCAATCATCCACTGCAAACGGCCCAAGCCCGGATCATTGAGGTCAGATACGCCTCAGCCAAAGAAAACAAAGTCAAAGTTTACGCCCATGAATTTGCCTTTCAGTATCAGGGCAAAAACTATACAGCCGTTTCCTATGCCACAGGTCAGGAATTGCCCCTGAAAACGCCTGTTTCAATCGAATTCAATCCTGAAAACCCAGAAACCGCCCGGATGACCCAAGCCGGATTCCGTGCAACCACCTTTCATAGCTGGGTTGCCTATCCTGTGCTGTTTTTCCCCATTGCCGGTCTGCTTGTATGGGGGGCGGGTTTCAAACGGGGCTTGAAAATTCTGAAATTGCTCAAAAACGGAAAACTGACCACGGCCCGCCTGATCTCACAGAAAGAGACTGGAGCGGTGGTTAAAACGGGGAGCACAGAAGCCCCTATCTATCAGCTGATTTTTGGCTATGAAGTGCATGGTAAAAGTTTTGAAACAGCCCTCAAAACCCATGAAATCGAAGCGATTACCGATCAGTCTCTTGAAGAAATTCTCTATCTGCCTGAAAACCCAGCCAATGCCTATCTGGTAGATGCCATTCCCGGAAAACTGCTCCGTGAGCAGGGTCTGTTTCAAAGTACCCAGCCATTCAAAAACCTGCTCGCTTTGGCCCTGCCGCTGCTCTCGGCAGGTATGCTGCTCTTAATGGTTTTGAGCTTGCTTTAAAAGCACTCACAAAGCAAAGGCATGAATCGCCCAGATTTGCTACAATGCATGCACACTCACCGACAGGAAACGAACCATGCTGCGAAAAGTTCTCGTCGCCAACCGAGGCGAAATTGCGATCCGAATTCTCCGTGCCTGCCAGGAAATGGGCATAGCCACTGTGGCTGTTTATGCCGAAGACGACCGCCAGAGCAAACATGTACGTCTGGCTGATGAAGCCTATCTTCTGCCCGGCAGCCAACTCAGCGAAACCTATCTGAATATCCCTGCCTTGGTTGAAATTGCGAAAAAATCAGGTGCAGAAGGCATTCACCCTGGCTATGGCTTTTTATCTGAAAATGCAGCCTTTTCCCAGGCCTGTCGTGAAAATGGCATCGTCTTTATTGGCCCCTCCCCTGAAGTGATCGAGGCCATGGGCAGCAAACTGCTGGCCCGTGAACGGATGCAAAATGCGGGCGTGCCGATTACCCCCGGCAGCCCCCGCCTGAGCACCCTCGAAGAAGCCCAGCACTGGGCTGAAAAAATCGGCTATCCTTTGCTGCTCAAAGCCAGTGCTGGTGGTGGGGGCCGGGGCATGAAACGGGTCATGAACGCCGAAGAACTGCCTGAAGCCTATGCCGCCGCCATGCGTGAAAGCAAGAGCTATTTCGCCGATGATACGGTTTATCTTGAAAAACTGGTGACCCGCCCCCGCCATATTGAAGTACAGATTCTGGCCGATACCCACGGCCATGTGATTCATCTGGGGGAACGCGACTGCTCGGTACAGCGCCGCAATCAAAAACTGATCGAAGAAACCCCCGCCCCCCATCTGCCTGCAGAGGTGCGTCAGGTGGTTCTCAATGCCGCCGTGGCAGGGGCTAAAGCCATTGGTTATACCGGTGCTGGCACCTTTGAATTTGTGGTTCAAAACAGCCAGGACGCCTATTTCATGGAAGTCAATACCCGCCTGCAGGTCGAACACCCGATTACGGAGATGGTTACCCGCGTGGATTTGGTCAAAGAACAATTGCGGATTGCTTCGGGCTTGCCCCTGAGTTACAGCCAGGATCAAATTCATTTTGAAGGCCACGCGATTGAATGCCGCATCACCGTTGAAGATTCCCGCCAAAATTTCAGACCCGTTCCCGGCTTGATCTCGCTTTATGAAGAACCCGCTGGTTTTGGTGTGCGTGTAGACAGCATGCCCTACAGTGGCTACGATATTCCCCGCAGTTATGATTCCCTGCTCGCCAAATTGGTCACTTGGGCCCCCAGCCGTGAAGAAGCCCTGGCGCGCATGCAACGCGCTCTGAAAGAGTATCGGATTGAAGGCGTCACCACCCTGATCCCCTTCTTTCAATGGGCTTTGAATATGCCCGCCTTTGCCGAAGGCCATTACGATACCAGCTTTGTGCCCAGCTATTTTGAGCCTGGGCTTCTGCCCGAAGCCGCTCCCAGCGCCGCCCCCGAAGAACCCCCTGCCCGCCAGCGCGAAGTGGTGGATGTCGAAGTCAATGGCCGCTATTTTCAAGTGGCGCTGTATTTGCCTGAAGCAGGAGCGAAAACAGTCACAGCCACCCCCTCTGGCCAGACGGCACGCCCTGCCGGTGCGAAATCCAACCGCAAAGACAGCAATCAGGCCCAAATCCCCGCCCCCATGGCAGGAACCGTTGTCAAAGTTGCGGTTCAGGCCGGTCAAACCGTCGAAAGCGGTCAATTGCTCTGCATTATCGAATCCATGAAAATGGAAAATGATATCCTCTCTCCCCGCAGTGGCACCCTTAAAAACGTGGCGATTGCAGCTGGAGACAAGGTTCAAGCCGGAGGCGTGCTGATGGAGTTTGAACCCGCGTAAACTCCTTTTGATCTTTAAAACTCGGTAAAGGCTAGCAAAATTCAGCTCCTCAGAGCCTATAATAGCAATGAAGACAAGATCGGGAGGATGGAACAAGCAACCATGGGAGACATCAAGCGCCTGGGCAGTGGCTTTTCAATTTCCGCTGCGTCTCCTATTTTTCGCTCTTCGCTCTCACTGCCCAAGGTAGAAATGGGCGCTATCCACCTGCCTGAGGTCTCTAAAACCCAGGTTTTGAACCAAATGACCCCGAAAACAGCCGCAGTCGATCAGGCGCTCTTTGATTCATTTTACAACCTAGAGCAAACTCAATCCAATGCCGCCATGACACTTAAAACCCGCGATGGTCGCTCAATTCCCGCCTCTAAATACCTTGCCCCTGATGAACTGAAACAACTGGCTCGCTTGCCCAATTATTACCAAATCAAAATCCTGAATGTCAGTGCAGCCAAAGGAAGCAGCCAAATCCAAAACCAATTGCGCGCCAATATCAAGTCCGTGATTCAAGATTTAAGCAAAGGCGCAAATATTCAGTTTTCAGAGCAGAATCAACGCCAATGGAGCGTGCGCAACCTACTCGATCTGACCAACGCGATTCAGCAATTGCCCCTGGCCCACCGCAAACAACTCGACGGCGTCAATTTTGTCAGAGACAGTGAACCCGCCTTTGGCTATAAGGATCATGCCCCCGACCTGATGGAGAAAATGGCAAACAAAATGGTAGCCGGCCATTACGATCTGAAGAGCCGCTCTGTAATTCTCTATGATCGGGGCGTTCAGGACAGCTTTCCCAACCTGGACAGCGAAATGGAGCAAAGCATGCGCGCGCTCTCAAACTGCTCCTGTAATAATTGTGAGCCTCAACAACTGGATCCTGAACTGCAAAAATCGCTCCGTTCAGCCAGCCCGCAGGCCAAGCCGACAGAAATCCGCAACCTGCAAAGCATGCTGAACCCCTATTTAATTGGCAGGGGTCGGCCCAGTATTTCAGAAGATGGGGTCTGGTCGGCTCAAACCGAACAGGGCATTCGTACTGTACAGGCCCAATTACTTGAAAAATATCTCAACGCCAATGTCCCCCTGTCTTTAGCTCAAAAACAGGAACTGCAGCAATTGCAAGACTTGGCTGCCTCGCCTCAATTTGGCATGATTACCCGTGTCGTCAACCTGAAGGACCGCATGAAAAACCTCGATAAAATCTCCGAACCCCATGTTCAAAAACTACTGCAAGAGCTTGCCAAAAGCCAGTTTGGTGAAGCCTCCCTGCAATTTTTGCTGCGCGACGTTTCTGACGCTTTTCGCGCCAACCCCCAGGTTTCACGCACCGAAGAGGTCATGATTCATGAGATGGGCCACCATCTGCAACTGGGGCTTTCAAATGAGAACGAATATATTGCAGAGTTTGGCAAACTCTCCAGCTGGGTGGAACGCGCAACAGGCGAAGCCGCCGATGGCTATATTCAGGGCTCCAGCACCTCAGAGGACATGGTCGATGTGTATAACCAACTGGCTTCTGGCACCCGTCTGGATGAGGGCCATTATGGCCTGAAGCTGACCCCCCAGGAACGCAGCCAAGTCTTTGTAACAGAATACGCCTCCACCGATCCCATGGAGGATTTTGCTGAATCGTATAAAACCTATGTGCTCAATCCCGTACAACTGATGGAAAGCTCACCTGAAAAATTCTTTTTTATCAATGCCCTGCCCACGATTCAAAGCCGCAAAATGGGCAGTGGAGCACAGGAAAAAACGCATTACCAAAACAGCGCAGTGATCGAATATGCTCGCGCAGCCCTGCGCAATCAATA is part of the bacterium (Candidatus Blackallbacteria) CG13_big_fil_rev_8_21_14_2_50_49_14 genome and encodes:
- a CDS encoding carbamoyl phosphate synthase; amino-acid sequence: MLRKVLVANRGEIAIRILRACQEMGIATVAVYAEDDRQSKHVRLADEAYLLPGSQLSETYLNIPALVEIAKKSGAEGIHPGYGFLSENAAFSQACRENGIVFIGPSPEVIEAMGSKLLARERMQNAGVPITPGSPRLSTLEEAQHWAEKIGYPLLLKASAGGGGRGMKRVMNAEELPEAYAAAMRESKSYFADDTVYLEKLVTRPRHIEVQILADTHGHVIHLGERDCSVQRRNQKLIEETPAPHLPAEVRQVVLNAAVAGAKAIGYTGAGTFEFVVQNSQDAYFMEVNTRLQVEHPITEMVTRVDLVKEQLRIASGLPLSYSQDQIHFEGHAIECRITVEDSRQNFRPVPGLISLYEEPAGFGVRVDSMPYSGYDIPRSYDSLLAKLVTWAPSREEALARMQRALKEYRIEGVTTLIPFFQWALNMPAFAEGHYDTSFVPSYFEPGLLPEAAPSAAPEEPPARQREVVDVEVNGRYFQVALYLPEAGAKTVTATPSGQTARPAGAKSNRKDSNQAQIPAPMAGTVVKVAVQAGQTVESGQLLCIIESMKMENDILSPRSGTLKNVAIAAGDKVQAGGVLMEFEPA